In bacterium, the genomic stretch CGCCCTCGCGCGAGGGTGTGGCGCGCACATTGGCGGCCGCGACATTGACAAACAGAATCCGCGGGGCTGCCGGCGCAGCGACGGTGTCGGCCGCGGCGGCGGCAGCCACCGGGGTCTCGGCGGCGGCGGGAGCTGTGGCCGCGGGCTTTTCGCCCAGCCGCTTCGGCGCCTTGCGCGCGGTGGCGCTCTGCGACGACGAACCGGAAGAACAGGACGCCACCAGCGCCAGAACGCCGACGGCGGTCAACAGATGCCCGACACGCTCCATGTTCAAACCCTCCTTCCCCCTACAGGAGA encodes the following:
- a CDS encoding SH3 domain-containing protein translates to MERVGHLLTAVGVLALVASCSSGSSSQSATARKAPKRLGEKPAATAPAAAETPVAAAAAADTVAAPAAPRILFVNVAAANVRATPSREGAIVTKLKFLDTVTATGALDGEWVEVELKKADGTIQKAWIHSTLVSASREQAEAIKAATGK